The Rhodobacter sp. 24-YEA-8 DNA segment CGGACAGGGCCTCTCGGCTTTTCGACTGTCACGCCAGATCGCGGGCGCGATCCTGCATCAGCCGCTGGTGCTGGCGATCATTTCAGGCTTTGCGGTCAATCTGAGCGGGGTCGCCCTGCCCGGTCCGGTCTGGTCGGCAGTGGATATGCTGGCGCTGGCAGCGCTGCCGGCGGCGTTGTTCGGGCTGGGCGGCGTCCTGTTTCGCTACCGGCCCGAAGGGGATCGCTGGACGATTGTGTGGATTTGCGTCACGTCGCTGGTGATCCATCCGGCCATCGCCTGGGGGATCGGGCGCGGGATCTTCGGGATCAGCGATGCGGCTTTGCGCTCGATGATCCTGACAGCAGCCATGGCGCCTGGCGCCAATGCCTATCTTTTCGCGCATATGTATGGCGTGGCCAAACGGGTGAATGCTTCGGCGGTGCTGTTTGGCACTGCATTCTCAATCCTCTCGGTCTGGATCTGGCTGCAGATCCTGCCCTGACGCGGTGCGCCGGAGTTTTAAGTAAAACTCCGGCCCGATTTCTTTCTGAAGAAATCGGCGGCGCGTTCAGCGCCCCGTGACGCCGCGCATGGCGTCGGAACGGCGGCGCAGCACCTCGATCGTGGTCAGGAGCGCGATGGAAATCACCACGAGGATCGTTGCCACGGCAAGGATCGCGGGCGAGATCGCTTCGCGGATGCCGTTCCACATCTGGCGCGGGATGGTCTGCTGTTCCGGGCCCGCGATCAGCAGGACAGCCACCACCTCGTCGAACGAGGTGACGAAGGCGAACAGCGCGCCCGAGATCACACCGGGCAGGATCAGCGGCATGATCACCTTGAAAAACGTGGTTCGCGGGTTTGCGCCAAGGCTTGCGGCTGCACGGATCAGCGACTGGTCAAAGCCCGACAGCGTTGCGGTCACAGTGATGATCACGAAGGGAATGCCAAGGGCTGCATGGGCGAGGATCACCCCGGTATAGGTCGAGGTCAGCCGCCAGGGCTGCTCTTCGGTGCCGCAGGTCACGCCGATGACCGAACAGGGGTTCGAATAGAAAAAGAACATCCCAGTTGCGACGATGATGATCGGGACAATCATCGGCGAGATCAGCACCGCCATGATCAGCCGGCGATAGGGCATTTCGGGGCGCGACAGGCCAAGGGCTGCGAGCGTGCCCAGCACGGTCGAGAGAATTGTCGCCCAGAAGCCGATAATCACCGAGTTTTTCGCCGCTTTTACCCAGACCGAATTCTGCCACATATCCGACCACCAGGCCGCGCCGGTGGCGCCGGTGCTCTGCATGCCCTTGACCACCAGCTCGTCATACCAGCGCAGGGAATAGCCCTCCGGATCGAAGCTCAGCATCTTTGAGGTAAAGGTGAAATAGGGCTCTGCATTGAAAGAGAGCGGCATGATGACAAGGATCGGCGCGATCAGGAAGATGAAGATCAGCGTGCAGATCACGATATAGGCGTAATACCAGGCGCGCTCGAGCGGGTCGGCATAGGTCGGAAGGGCCATGGCTGTCTCCTGACAGGTGGTGTCTTTTCTGGCTGCCGCGGGGAGAAAGACGCCGGGGGCGCTTCGCCCCCCGGCCCCCCAGAGGATATTTATGGACAGATGAAAGGGGCGGGCTTTTGCCCCTTTCATCGGATTGACGTCAGCCGAGCTTGAGTTTGTCGATGCCGATCAGGCGGTCATAGAGCCAGTAGAGAAGCAGCACGCCGGCGAGCAGCATGGCGGCGAGGGCTGCGGCCTGGCTCCAGTTCGATTTGGTCATATGGAACTGGATCTGGTTCGAGAAGAGCTGACCATCGGCGCCGCCGACCAGGGCGGGCGTGATGTAATAGCCGACCGCCAGAATGAAGACGAGAAGCACGCCGGCGCCGATCCCCGGCAGGGTCTGCGGCAGATAGATCCGGCGGAAGGTGGTCCAGGAGGTGGCGCCGAGCGAGCGCGCCGCGCGGGCATAGCTGGGCGGGATCACCCGCATCACCGAATAAAGCGGCAGTACCATGAAGGGCAGCAGGATATGCACCATCACAATGATCGTGCCGGTCTGGTTATAGATCAGCGCGAGCCGCCCGCTGTCATCGATCACCCCCATCGTGACCAGCAGGGAATTGATCACCCCCTGGCCCTGCAACAGCACGATCCAGGATGTCGTCCGCACCAGAAGCGAGGTCCAGAATGGCAGCAGAACGAGGATCATCAGCAGATTGGCCTTTGCCATCGGCAGCGTCGCCAGCATATGGGCGATCGGGAAGGCCAGCAGCAGGCAGATGCCGGTGATCACCGCTGAGAGCAGGAAGGTCCGGACATAGAGCCAGATATAGACACGGTTCACCTCGGCCACGCGTTCGATACCGCCATCCGAAGAGCGCTGCATATCGATGCCGGACAGGTAAAAATCGGTGGTCCAGGGCGATGCCGCCTCCCGCATCGCGACCCACAACAGCGGCTCGCCCCATTTCCTGTCCTGTTCCAGCAGAGCCTCGCGGTAAGGCGGCTGCAGATCATCGGCCCCGCGCGCGGCAGAGGTGATCAGCGAGCGTGTCCCGGGCACGGAATAGTTGATCCGGGTGCCCGCCTCACCGGCGAGCCGGTTTTCTTTCATAAAAAGCAGGTCGGAGGCGAGTGCGGCATAGGCGGCCTCATCGGGTTCGGTGCCGGCTGGATTGGCGGCGAACCAGGCCCCGAGCGCGGGCGAGGCCTTGGAGAACCCGTCATGATAGAAGGAGCGTTGTAGCATCTGCCCGATCGGCAGCGCGAAGGTGATCACGATGAACAGAAGGAGCGGCAGAACCAGCAGGAAGGCCCGCCGTTTCGCCCGCGACTGTGCCGCGGCCAGCGCCGCCTTCAGCGGGCGGCCATCGGCTGTCTTCAGCCCGGCGGCGGTGGGATCCATGGTGGTTTCTGCCATAATTCTGTCCTGAAACTTCTGCCCCGCATCTGCAGGGGCGCTTATTCTTCTGATCTGTCCGGCCTGGATCGCGTCTCAGGCCCGGCGGGCATGGTCCGGTCCACGAAATGGCCCGTCGCGGAGTAAGGTCAGCCTCTTGCGAGGCCGGTCAGT contains these protein-coding regions:
- a CDS encoding AEC family transporter, whose translation is MSALLDVILPVFLVIGFGWLAARTGKFSESHVDGLMKFAQSYALPCVLFRGVAGLDLSLAYDPGMMLSFYIGAFSGFAICFAGALWLFHRPLTDSIAIGFAGMFSNSLLLGLPITERAFGTEALAGNFAIISVHSPLFYGLGISLMEWARSRGQGLSAFRLSRQIAGAILHQPLVLAIISGFAVNLSGVALPGPVWSAVDMLALAALPAALFGLGGVLFRYRPEGDRWTIVWICVTSLVIHPAIAWGIGRGIFGISDAALRSMILTAAMAPGANAYLFAHMYGVAKRVNASAVLFGTAFSILSVWIWLQILP
- a CDS encoding ABC transporter permease; the encoded protein is MALPTYADPLERAWYYAYIVICTLIFIFLIAPILVIMPLSFNAEPYFTFTSKMLSFDPEGYSLRWYDELVVKGMQSTGATGAAWWSDMWQNSVWVKAAKNSVIIGFWATILSTVLGTLAALGLSRPEMPYRRLIMAVLISPMIVPIIIVATGMFFFYSNPCSVIGVTCGTEEQPWRLTSTYTGVILAHAALGIPFVIITVTATLSGFDQSLIRAAASLGANPRTTFFKVIMPLILPGVISGALFAFVTSFDEVVAVLLIAGPEQQTIPRQMWNGIREAISPAILAVATILVVISIALLTTIEVLRRRSDAMRGVTGR
- a CDS encoding ABC transporter permease, with the protein product MAETTMDPTAAGLKTADGRPLKAALAAAQSRAKRRAFLLVLPLLLFIVITFALPIGQMLQRSFYHDGFSKASPALGAWFAANPAGTEPDEAAYAALASDLLFMKENRLAGEAGTRINYSVPGTRSLITSAARGADDLQPPYREALLEQDRKWGEPLLWVAMREAASPWTTDFYLSGIDMQRSSDGGIERVAEVNRVYIWLYVRTFLLSAVITGICLLLAFPIAHMLATLPMAKANLLMILVLLPFWTSLLVRTTSWIVLLQGQGVINSLLVTMGVIDDSGRLALIYNQTGTIIVMVHILLPFMVLPLYSVMRVIPPSYARAARSLGATSWTTFRRIYLPQTLPGIGAGVLLVFILAVGYYITPALVGGADGQLFSNQIQFHMTKSNWSQAAALAAMLLAGVLLLYWLYDRLIGIDKLKLG